Genomic segment of Methanolobus mangrovi:
AGTTATCATCTTTATCGTGTATGCATATTATAAACAGTTCATGGCACTTTGTTTTGACGAAGAGTTCACAACAGTTGCCGGTCTGTCCGTAGAGAAACTTTACCTGCTTCTGCTTTGTCTGATAGCACTGACAATAGTATTGTTGATCAAGGTCGTAGGTATCATTCTTATCATTGCACTGCTTACCATGCCAGCATCCCTGAGCAGGCATTACACCAATGATCTTGGGAAGATGATGTACCTTGCAATATTGTTCGGTATATTTTTCAGCATAGTGGGATTGTCACTGTCTTATATGTTCGATGCTCCCTCCGGTGCCACAATAATCCTGGTAATGTCTTCCGCCTATATACTGCACTTCCTGTATGACGGTTTAAAACCAAAAATAGCAGCTTAACTATTCAGTTAAGATCTGTTTTATTTTTTCAAGAACAAGGAGTGCATCTTCTCTTTTTATGTTACGCTCGTTCTCTATGCAGAATTTAAGGAGCTCATTTGCTTTATCCTCAGGAATTATTCCTTCCCTTGAAGCTCCCTTTGTAATTCCAAAATAACTTCTTTCCGTGTAGTGTGTTCTTTTGGCAAGCTCAGTTATGCGTCTGAATTCATCATCCTTGATTATATCTAACTTGAGTGCTGCCTTGAAAGTTTCCCGTATGTTTACCATGGGATTTGACACTGGTTCGAATGTATCAGGATTTGTAGCAACTGCCACTTCATCATCATCCTCGATGACTCCGTCCCTGTACCACTCATATATCTGTCCCACTCCTGTCATTCCGTGGACGTCTAGTTCAGAAGCCCGAAGAGCTCCCATACTGCAACCGCCAACGACGGTTATTCCTTCTTTTATTGCCCTGATTATTTCCTTGTGAGCCACTGCTGCCCGGCTAAAAAAGATACCGTCAATAATGCCTATTGTCGCATAACCCTGAAGAATGGCTTTTTCAATATCTCCTCTGGATATGGGTGGCCAGTATGTAGCATCAAGGACCTTTGCAGCATCTTCGTGGCTTATGCTTGTGCCTGCAAATATGAGGGCTTTAGCAAGGGGCTTAGTATTTTCGCTCATTTTCGGCGTCCAGTTCTCCATGGCCTGTCCTCTGGTGCCATTTTCCTCTTTTTTCCTGACTTTGCTCTTCTTCCTACGCGCTCTCTGTCAAGTGTGTACATCTCAAAGGAGGGAATAATCACTCTGACAACCGGAACAGGTATGTTTTCTCTTGACATGTCTACAACTACGGCGCAGTCTGCAATATTCCTCAATTGTTCCAGCACTACATCGATACTTTCGGAAGGTGTGTTTTTTGACAGGTCTTTCAGATCGCGCATGGATGTCTGTTCATCGTCCTCATACCAGTACTTGTTCATGCGTTTTATTCTGTCATATCCGATTTCCCTGACAAACTTTTCACGTTCAGTGTCCTCTCGGGCACCGTGTATCTGCACAACTCTTGACTGTGCGGCTTCTGTCAGTGCTCTCTTTACTGCGATTTCCGGTTTGAGGTGTGCACCTGCACCCATTACCAGAAGTGCAGCATCTCTGAGTCTTATGTCATCAGTGACTGCAACTACGGTTGTTATTTCTGTATCATGGGGTACTGCCCACAATTTCACCTCAACTTCATTGTCGGTGAACTTGCGTAGAAGCTCGTAATTTTCACCGTCACTTTCTGTGAGGATTATCTCTTTTCCCGGGGTACGGTTGAATTCTGCTATGCTTAAAGCATCCCTTTCAATGACTTCCAGCAGGCCGTGGAATATGGCCTCTTCTACAGTGTTTCCTGCTGCAAGTCCGTTAGTGTTACTTCTGAATAACTTCAAAGCTCTGCCGGGTGCATCATATGGATGATATACTGCATTTGCAGGAACAAATATTTCCTCGTTCTTTAAAAGGTCCCATCCGCTTATCCATTCTACAAAAGCCTGAGGGCTGTAATCTTCAGCTATGAGTAGAAGTGTCGGGTCAACTGTGCGGTGATTTTCCCGCATGGCTATATAATTGTCTATGATGTGCTGAGCTTTGATATCTTCTGCCACATCGTTGTTCAGTCCGTTCCTTTCTGCCAGGCATCGTTCAAAACTCTCCATAATTGCGGATATCCTTGCCTGATTCTCAGTGTTGCCCTTTCCTGAATAGACTGATATTGCACCTTCTGCCGCGCTGGGTCTGATGGTTGAAATAACGGGTATTCCTACTCTGTCAAGGTCAGTGATGCTGGCGACTCTGGTAACCCCTATTTGTTTGGAATTATCGTTTACCTTCTCTAAAGTACTTTTTTCATCAAAGACTCTCTGTGTCCCCTCGATGTATGTGAGTGTTCTGTCGATGTTTAGCTCTGGCATGATTATCGAAAGTCTCCTGCATATATTATATCTCTTACGACAAAGGTTCTATGTAAATTTGAGTAACTGTTATATAGCTCAGTGTAAGTGTCTAAATGGGGTTATTATATGAAAATTAGAACAATTATCCTTTTGATGGTGATTTGTATCGTTGGTATTTCGGGTTGTACTGATTCAGCTACTGAGGGTGATGTTGTGTCACAGGATGCTGAAGAAACGGCAAATGGTGGTGTAGATATGCAAGTATCTCAACCGGATGCGTCATCCCTATTCTCCGCTTTTACTGAAAATGATGCTTACAAAGGATGGTCCATATGGCCTGGCAAGGAAGCAATGATGGAGGGCAATGGTGTACATGGTGATTATGTTTCCATATATGTCTCTGACAATGCTTTGTCTTCAGCAGAAATAGGCGGGGCAACAATGCCATATGAAACAATGGTTGTCAAAGAAGGTTTCAACGCTGATAAAGAGCTTACCGGGATCTATCTCATGTATAAATCGGAAGGCTTCAACCCTGAGAACAATGATTGGTTCTGGGCAGCTTATTCTTCCGAGGGTGATGTTAAAACAGAAGGTAGGGCAAGCGGTTGTATCGGTTGTCATGAAGGAAAGGAAGATGTTGACTATATTTTTATGAATGCTTGAATTCCTTTTTCTTTTTTTTAGCAAATCGATATATCTTTATACCATGTGCGACAACATTAATGTTCAGCCTGCAAAAAGCAATAAATATTGTTAAAATGTGTATAAAAATTACAATATGCATAAAATCATAATATGTATAAAATTACAATGATTTGTCAGGCGATGAAATAGATTACAGAGAGACAGGAGGCAAAATATGAGAAACCTAAATAGAAAAAGAAACGTAGTCGATATCTTCAAAAGCTGCCATACGGTGGTTGGCGGAGTATCAGCAGATAAACTCAACGCCGAGGAAATGGAGCTTTATCGCTTCATGGTAGGCGGAGTGCAGGCAAAGTAGCCTGCAAAACTATTTTTATATTCTCTACATAATGGTTCTTATGTATGATGTTCTCACAGTCAGGGAAGACTTTCCCGTATTAAAAGATGTGATATATCTGGATAATGCAGCTACGACGCAAACGCCTGTTCAGGCTGTATCTGCAATGCTGGATTATTTCTATAAGTATGCCGCAAACCATGGACGTGGGGCTCACAGGCTTGCAAGAGAAACAACAAACCACTATGAGGATGCTCGGGAAATGGTTGCATCTTTTTTCAATATGGATGTTGCAAATACTATTTTTACAAAGAATGCAACAGAAAGCATCAACGTCGTGTCCAGGGGTTTTCCGTGGAAAAAAGGTGACCATGTCATAGTCACACTTGTCGAACATCATTCCAATTTGCTTCCATGGATGCGCTTAAAGGAGTTGGGTGTTGAACTCACAGTTGTAAAACCCGATCAGGGGGGTGTTGTGGACCCTGAAGATATCAGGTCAGCTATCAATGATAGGACTCGGCTTATAGCAGTAAATCATGTTTCCAACGTATTCGGGTCCATACAGGACATAAGCAAGATCATTGGCATCGCACGACAGGAAGGCGTGAAAATACTGGTGGATGGTTCCCAGTCTGCAGGAAACATGCCAATAGATATCAGATCAATTGATCCTGATTTTTTTGTATGCCCTGGGCATAAAGGTTTACTTGGTCCTCAGGGAACAGGCGTATTATACATAAAAGAACCTGATATGATCGAACCTATATTCCTTGGTGGTGGAATGGTCAGTTCTGTAACTCCTGATAGTTATAAAATGGAACCAAGTCCTGCAAGATTTGAAGCCGGTACTCCTAATATTCCTGGTGTTATAGGTCTTGGTCGTGCTGTGCAATACGTGAAAGAGCTTGGTGTCGGGTCTATCGGAAAGCATGAAATATCCCTGGCAAAGGAAACGGCTCTACGTCTTGGCGAACTGGATGCTGTTGAAGTATATGGTCCCAAGAACAGGGCTGGTGTTGTATCTTTTAATGTGGTGGGTATGAACTCTCATGACGTGGCTATGATACTTGACCAGACGCATAATATATGTGTAAGGAGCGGTTATCATTGTGCAATGCCAGGTATTGATCATCTGGGTGTCAAAGGTACTGTAAGGGCTTCATTTGCTCTATACAATACTGTTGAAGAGGTTGAAACTCTGGTTAAAACAGTTTCCGATATCACTTCACTTCTTTCCTGATGCAATTATTCTTTTACCATTGCATTTTAGGAATAAAAGCAAAAGGTTATTATGCGCAGATAATTATATTAGTCTTGCAAGCTGACAGTTTGCAGCAACTATCAATTATCAACCATCAATGATTATTCGTATTTATTACAGCCGTTATCAGTAGTATCAATTAAGAGGGGAATTTAAAGTGAGCAAGGATATGCTTCTGTGGGATGAGACTCTTTTTAGCAATGGAGAGATACTTGAGTTTGATTACCTGCCGGACTATTTTGTACACAGGGATTCCCAGATGCAATCTCTGCGCTTCAGCCTGAAGCCGGCCTTAAGAGGTATGCGCCCTGTGAACTGTCTTGTGAAAGGTCCTCCCGGAACTGGAAAAACTACTGCTGTTATGAAGGTATTCAATGAGATGAAAGAATACACTGATAATGTTGTCTTTGTAAAGGTCAATTGTCAGATGGATTCTACAAGGTTTGCTGTCGTTTCAAGGATATATGAACAGCTTGTGCATATCACTCCGCCTTCATCGGGTGTTGCTTTCAGAAGGCTTTTTGAAAAGGTGATAAAGTACTTGCTGGATGCGAACAAGACTCTTGTAGTTGCTCTTGATGACATCAATTACCTTTTTCCCGAAGGTCATGCTGATGAGGTGATGTATTCTCTGTTAAGGGCACATGAGCAATATCCTGGTGCGCGGATATCCATTATAGCTATAATAAGTGATGTGGGAATTCCATATCGTTTTGATCCCAGGGTTGGATCGGTGTTTCTGCCGGAGGAAATCGCTTTTCCCCGATATGAGTCCGATGAGATCGGTGATATTATTGATAATCGTATAAGGCACGCTTTCTTTCAGGATGTGGTGTCTTCCGAAGCAAGGGATAAAGTCGTCTCCTATGTGGATATGACCGGTGACCTGAGGATAGGTATTGATCTTCTGAAACGCTCCGGTCTTAATGCGGAACGCAGGGCCCGCAGGACTGTCTCTGTTGAAGATGTTGAGAAGGCGTACGAAGCTTCCCGGCTTTTGCACCTGTGCCGCAATATAAAGTCACTTTCGGATCATGAAAAGACATTGCTTAGACTTATTGCAAAAGATAGCAGTCTTCAGACAGGGGAATTGTATAAGGCATTCCATGAAATCACCGGCCTTGGATACACTCGGTTTTATGAAATAATTGAGAAAATGCATGTATCACGACTTATAAATGCTGATTTCTCTGGTAAAGGTATGCGTGGCAGAACCCGCTATGTTGAACCAGTCCCTGACTCAAAAGACATACTCAAATGTCTTGAGTAATTTTTTTTTAAAATATTTTTTTAACTAAAAAAAGCAGTTTTGCGCAGAATTCATAAGAACCTGCGCAAATGAGTTTGTGTTGTATATTTTTTGTTAACGGGACATTTACATGTCCATTCCGCCCATCATTCCTGGAGGCATGCCGCCTGGAACCATGTCTTCTGCGGAAGGTCCTGCTCCTCCCTGTCTGGATGCGATGATATCATCGATCCTGAGGATCATGACTGCGGATTCAGCAGCTGCATTGATTGCCTGGGTCTTTACCCTGAGTGGCTCAACTACGCCTGCTTCCCACATGTCGATTACCTTTCCTTCGTATACGTTAAGACCTGCTGTCTTTGTGCCCTTCTCGTGGTGTGAACGGAGCTCCATAAGCATGTCTATTGGGTCAAGACCTGCGTTCTCAGCAAGTGTTCTTGGAATTACTTCCAGAGCTTCTGCGAATGCTTTGACTGCAAGCTGTTCCCTGCCGCTGAGTGTTGCTGCGTATTCCTGGAGTCTGAGTGCAACTTCAACTTCAGGTGATCCGCCACCAGCTACAAGTTTCTCGTCCTCGATTGCTACGCCGACTACTCTGAGGGAGTCGTTGAGTGCTCTCTCGATGTTGTCAATGACGTGTTCTGTGCCACCGCGAAGGAGGATTGAAACTGCCTTTGGATTTACACATCCTGTTACGAATGTCATTGGGTCGCCGCCGATCTTCTTCTCTTCTACAAGATCTGCCTTGCCCATGTCAGCTTCTATGATCTCATCAACGTTTGTGATGAGCTTTGCACCAGTTGCTCTTGAAAGCTTCTGCATGTCACTCTTCTTGACACGTCTGATGGCAAATACGCCTGCCTTTGCAAGGTAGTGCTGTGCCATATCATCGATTCCCTTCTGGCAGAATACGACATTTGCACCGCTGTTAACTACTTTGGCGACGAGGTCTTTGATCATCTTCTCTTCCTGGTCAAGGAATGACTGGAGCTGCTCAGGTGATGTGATAGAGATCTCTGCATCGACTTCTGTGTCTTTGAGTTCGATTGCTGTGTTGATGAGTGCGATCTTTGCGTTCTCAACTTTCTTTGGCATGTTTGTGTGGACACGCTCTTTGTCAATGATCATACCTTCAATAAGTTCGGATTCTTCGATACGTGCTCCGACCTTCTTCTCTACCTTGATGTTTTCCATATCGACCTTGTTGTCTTCATCAACAATGCTCAGGATTGAATCAACTGTAATTTTTGAAAGTACGTCCTTTGTTGCTTCTGCGCCCTTTCCGGTCATTGCTGTTCCGGAAATGTTCAACAGTACATCCCTGCTGTCTCTGGTGACGGATACTGCAAGACCTTTAAGGATCTCAGCTGCTTTCTGTGAAGCCATCCTGTAACCGGATGCGATGATTGTTGGGTGTATGTCCTGCTCAATGAGCTCTTCTGCCTTCTTGAGGAGTTCGCCGGCAATTACGGCAGCTGAGGTTGTTCCGTCTCCTACCTCATCATCCTGGGTCTTAGCTACTTCCACAATCATCTTTGCAGCAGGGTGCTCAATGTCCATTTCTTTAAGAATGGTTGCACCATCGTTTGTGATGACTACATCTCCGAGGCTGTCTACAAGCATCTTGTCCATTCCTTTTGGTCCAAGTGTTGTTCTTACAGCTTCAGCGACTGCTTTTGCAGCCATGATGTTGTTGCTCTGTGCTTCTCTGCCTCTAGTTCTCTGGCTTCCTTCTCTTAATATGAAAATTGGCTGTCCTGCCATCTGTCCTGCCATGTATTGACTATCCTCCTTAGATATATGAAATTAATATGACATTTGTTTTAGGTCGTTTTTTAATGTTTGTAGTTCTATATAAGCGTATCGGGCACTCCGTTTTTTGCGGAAGGACAGAATAAACTAAAAAACAAACAATTTAAAAGAAAACAGAATAAAAAAAAGATATGATAAAGTGATAAAAATCACTTTACGAGTGCTTTTGGTGACCTGCGAAGGAACCTTCTCTTAGCACCTGATGCTGAATATCTCTGTGCTGGTCCTGGATGAGCCTTTCCTTCCTTGCTCTTACGAACTTTGATTGTTCTGCCGTTACGTCCTTTTACTCTTACCCATTCAATGCTGCCTGTCTTGCCCATGATAAATCCTCTTGATAATGTTAATTATAAATTTTAAGTTAACCTAGATATATAATTCTAGTCGTGAGTTTACTTCTAGACGTAATGCTCATTATTAAAGCTTGCGGGAAAATCAGAGCAAAATTACTTGTAGACAGCAGGGATTATGGCAATCACTATAACAGGAGTTGATCAAGGTTACTTCACCAATTGAGAAACAGCTTAAAGCAGTGAAAGATGAGCTTAAAGGTGTACAGGATTATCCGATGGACAAACTAATATCCATAATACAGGAAGTTGGCTTTGAATGTGATTTCTGTGCACGCTGCTGCACCCGGGAATTCAATGATCATGTTTTCCTTCTTAACGATGATGCTGTCAGGATAAAGGCCATATCCTCGGATTCTCTAGAACCTGCTCCTTATTATGAGCTATGCGATCAGCATGGGCGGTTCTACGTTTCCGGTTATTCACTTAAAGTAAAAAAGGACGGTTCATGCATTTTCCTCCATGAAAAGAAATGTGCTATCTATGGACAGCGTCCGCTGATATGCAGGCTTTATCCTTACATGTTGCACCGTGAAGCGGATGAGGATGGGAATATCGACTGGAGGCAAATAGCTGGACCGGGTCAGCATGGCTGCTACCATACTGGAATAAGTGATGATGAGTCTGAAGAGATCGCTCTCCTGATAAAATCCTATGAAACCGGTTATCTTATGCAGGTAGCAGAGTTCTTCAAAAAAGCAGAAGAACATTTCAAAAAGAACGGTCTCAAACATGTTCAAAGTGTATACGACGGGGAGATGAGGAAGTTCAACAAAGGTGAGGAAATTACAGTATTTGTCTTATTCAATGATGACTTTATTGAACATAAGGTCAAAAAAGAATCAAGCCAGTAAACTGAAAATATTGATCATCGGTAAAATGAAAGGAACACAGAATCTTCTGCTGATCTGTCTTGTTGCATTCTTTTCAATGTCAGCCGGGGCTCTGCTCGGTCCTGTACTTCCCTTTATGGTTGAACCATTGAATACTTCACGTGAAGCTGTGGGATTGATCCTTGGAATGTATACCTTCTCTACAGCTCTCTCCATGATTGTTGTTAGTTTCATCACAGATCGCGTGGGTCGCAAAAAGATACTGGTGCCATGTCTTCTGATCAACGGGATTGCCGGTTTAGCGTGCTATTTTTCCACTGATATGGCCATGCTTCTGGCTTTGAGATTTGTCCAGGGTATAGGCATTGCAGGAATGCTCCCCATTGTCATGACAATGATAGGGGAAATATACACCGGTCTTGACAGGGTCAATGCCATGGGTAAAATGAGCATGACAACGGGTATAGGTGCTGTGTCCGCACCTTTGATCGGTGGTATCCTTGCTTCATACGGATGGAATGTACCATTCCTGTTCTATGGTCTTACCATTCCCCTTGCAATTATTGTGACAGTCTTTCTTCCTGAAACCAATCCTCATGAGAACAGGGCGAAAAACAGGAACTCTATAATAAGG
This window contains:
- a CDS encoding TfuA-related McrA-glycine thioamidation protein, with translation MSENTKPLAKALIFAGTSISHEDAAKVLDATYWPPISRGDIEKAILQGYATIGIIDGIFFSRAAVAHKEIIRAIKEGITVVGGCSMGALRASELDVHGMTGVGQIYEWYRDGVIEDDDEVAVATNPDTFEPVSNPMVNIRETFKAALKLDIIKDDEFRRITELAKRTHYTERSYFGITKGASREGIIPEDKANELLKFCIENERNIKREDALLVLEKIKQILTE
- a CDS encoding YcaO-related McrA-glycine thioamidation protein is translated as MPELNIDRTLTYIEGTQRVFDEKSTLEKVNDNSKQIGVTRVASITDLDRVGIPVISTIRPSAAEGAISVYSGKGNTENQARISAIMESFERCLAERNGLNNDVAEDIKAQHIIDNYIAMRENHRTVDPTLLLIAEDYSPQAFVEWISGWDLLKNEEIFVPANAVYHPYDAPGRALKLFRSNTNGLAAGNTVEEAIFHGLLEVIERDALSIAEFNRTPGKEIILTESDGENYELLRKFTDNEVEVKLWAVPHDTEITTVVAVTDDIRLRDAALLVMGAGAHLKPEIAVKRALTEAAQSRVVQIHGAREDTEREKFVREIGYDRIKRMNKYWYEDDEQTSMRDLKDLSKNTPSESIDVVLEQLRNIADCAVVVDMSRENIPVPVVRVIIPSFEMYTLDRERVGRRAKSGKKRKMAPEDRPWRTGRRK
- a CDS encoding cytochrome P460 family protein, with translation MKIRTIILLMVICIVGISGCTDSATEGDVVSQDAEETANGGVDMQVSQPDASSLFSAFTENDAYKGWSIWPGKEAMMEGNGVHGDYVSIYVSDNALSSAEIGGATMPYETMVVKEGFNADKELTGIYLMYKSEGFNPENNDWFWAAYSSEGDVKTEGRASGCIGCHEGKEDVDYIFMNA
- a CDS encoding cysteine desulfurase, which encodes MYDVLTVREDFPVLKDVIYLDNAATTQTPVQAVSAMLDYFYKYAANHGRGAHRLARETTNHYEDAREMVASFFNMDVANTIFTKNATESINVVSRGFPWKKGDHVIVTLVEHHSNLLPWMRLKELGVELTVVKPDQGGVVDPEDIRSAINDRTRLIAVNHVSNVFGSIQDISKIIGIARQEGVKILVDGSQSAGNMPIDIRSIDPDFFVCPGHKGLLGPQGTGVLYIKEPDMIEPIFLGGGMVSSVTPDSYKMEPSPARFEAGTPNIPGVIGLGRAVQYVKELGVGSIGKHEISLAKETALRLGELDAVEVYGPKNRAGVVSFNVVGMNSHDVAMILDQTHNICVRSGYHCAMPGIDHLGVKGTVRASFALYNTVEEVETLVKTVSDITSLLS
- a CDS encoding ORC1-type DNA replication protein, which codes for MSKDMLLWDETLFSNGEILEFDYLPDYFVHRDSQMQSLRFSLKPALRGMRPVNCLVKGPPGTGKTTAVMKVFNEMKEYTDNVVFVKVNCQMDSTRFAVVSRIYEQLVHITPPSSGVAFRRLFEKVIKYLLDANKTLVVALDDINYLFPEGHADEVMYSLLRAHEQYPGARISIIAIISDVGIPYRFDPRVGSVFLPEEIAFPRYESDEIGDIIDNRIRHAFFQDVVSSEARDKVVSYVDMTGDLRIGIDLLKRSGLNAERRARRTVSVEDVEKAYEASRLLHLCRNIKSLSDHEKTLLRLIAKDSSLQTGELYKAFHEITGLGYTRFYEIIEKMHVSRLINADFSGKGMRGRTRYVEPVPDSKDILKCLE
- the thsA gene encoding thermosome subunit alpha translates to MAGQMAGQPIFILREGSQRTRGREAQSNNIMAAKAVAEAVRTTLGPKGMDKMLVDSLGDVVITNDGATILKEMDIEHPAAKMIVEVAKTQDDEVGDGTTSAAVIAGELLKKAEELIEQDIHPTIIASGYRMASQKAAEILKGLAVSVTRDSRDVLLNISGTAMTGKGAEATKDVLSKITVDSILSIVDEDNKVDMENIKVEKKVGARIEESELIEGMIIDKERVHTNMPKKVENAKIALINTAIELKDTEVDAEISITSPEQLQSFLDQEEKMIKDLVAKVVNSGANVVFCQKGIDDMAQHYLAKAGVFAIRRVKKSDMQKLSRATGAKLITNVDEIIEADMGKADLVEEKKIGGDPMTFVTGCVNPKAVSILLRGGTEHVIDNIERALNDSLRVVGVAIEDEKLVAGGGSPEVEVALRLQEYAATLSGREQLAVKAFAEALEVIPRTLAENAGLDPIDMLMELRSHHEKGTKTAGLNVYEGKVIDMWEAGVVEPLRVKTQAINAAAESAVMILRIDDIIASRQGGAGPSAEDMVPGGMPPGMMGGMDM
- a CDS encoding DUF5350 domain-containing protein produces the protein MGKTGSIEWVRVKGRNGRTIKVRKSKEGKAHPGPAQRYSASGAKRRFLRRSPKALVK
- a CDS encoding YkgJ family cysteine cluster protein, yielding MIKVTSPIEKQLKAVKDELKGVQDYPMDKLISIIQEVGFECDFCARCCTREFNDHVFLLNDDAVRIKAISSDSLEPAPYYELCDQHGRFYVSGYSLKVKKDGSCIFLHEKKCAIYGQRPLICRLYPYMLHREADEDGNIDWRQIAGPGQHGCYHTGISDDESEEIALLIKSYETGYLMQVAEFFKKAEEHFKKNGLKHVQSVYDGEMRKFNKGEEITVFVLFNDDFIEHKVKKESSQ
- a CDS encoding MFS transporter, producing the protein MKGTQNLLLICLVAFFSMSAGALLGPVLPFMVEPLNTSREAVGLILGMYTFSTALSMIVVSFITDRVGRKKILVPCLLINGIAGLACYFSTDMAMLLALRFVQGIGIAGMLPIVMTMIGEIYTGLDRVNAMGKMSMTTGIGAVSAPLIGGILASYGWNVPFLFYGLTIPLAIIVTVFLPETNPHENRAKNRNSIIRTLAEFRILYTIILSFSIFFLLYTVVIYVPFILKDNYNFTASQAGLALGIQGIAMAGISSRARFLSSKFGKQKLLIAGFSITGIALGGLIFAGSLYHVLILIFIFGVGFGMVQPQLNTLATQVAPPGMMGGIVSVFNIMKYAGQTAAPLVLAVVLFHSDLHMVFATSCTFAFVIAFSAYFFKGVYERLDE